In Promicromonospora sp. Populi, one genomic interval encodes:
- a CDS encoding acyltransferase domain-containing protein, whose translation MIRHRARSRLTFVYSGYGSQWPGMGRTLLSEPGVWPTLHRCEATVRELTGWSLLEHLSTDEAPPEVGEAVAAQTAIFTIQACLTDLWRRRGVIPDEVVGYSLGEVAAAHAVGALSIEQALTIVVRRAEAVQRFDGTGTMAVAGLDPHTVDRLVARGGDVHVAAVNAPAVVVVAGSDDAVDALGADVRAAGGWWLPLRVRHALHSPRAAVMRRPIVEALADVPPPRGNGHIVSSAVGGRVPVAALDASFWADTVIRPVRFRDAIRTASGRGHDVLLELGPQATLSMVAEQSLAGHAARVTSLVSMRRGTSLNASLLDVSHRLRELGYGLRPGALNIPAASVASVASAASVVGAAHGDAPRLPSPEPELVAPVCTTPGAVAS comes from the coding sequence ATGATCCGGCACCGGGCCCGCAGCCGGCTCACCTTCGTCTACAGCGGCTACGGGTCGCAGTGGCCGGGCATGGGGCGGACGCTCCTGTCCGAGCCCGGGGTCTGGCCCACGCTGCACCGGTGCGAGGCGACCGTGCGCGAACTCACCGGGTGGTCGCTGCTGGAGCACCTGAGCACCGACGAGGCGCCGCCCGAGGTGGGTGAGGCCGTCGCCGCCCAGACGGCGATCTTCACCATCCAGGCCTGCCTCACCGACCTCTGGCGACGTCGCGGCGTCATCCCTGACGAGGTCGTGGGCTACTCGCTCGGGGAGGTCGCGGCGGCGCACGCCGTCGGCGCGCTGAGCATCGAGCAGGCGCTCACGATCGTGGTCCGGCGGGCCGAGGCGGTCCAGCGGTTCGACGGCACCGGCACCATGGCCGTCGCGGGCCTCGACCCGCACACGGTCGACCGGCTGGTCGCGCGCGGCGGAGACGTCCACGTCGCCGCCGTCAACGCACCGGCGGTCGTTGTGGTCGCCGGGAGCGACGACGCCGTCGACGCACTCGGCGCGGACGTCCGCGCCGCGGGCGGCTGGTGGCTCCCGCTCCGCGTGCGGCACGCGCTGCACTCGCCGCGGGCGGCCGTCATGCGCCGGCCGATCGTCGAGGCGCTCGCCGACGTCCCGCCGCCGCGGGGCAACGGGCACATCGTGTCGAGCGCAGTCGGCGGGCGGGTGCCCGTCGCCGCGCTGGACGCCTCGTTCTGGGCCGACACGGTGATCCGCCCGGTCCGGTTCCGGGACGCGATCCGTACGGCGTCGGGCAGGGGGCACGACGTCCTGCTGGAGCTCGGGCCCCAGGCCACGCTGTCGATGGTGGCCGAGCAGTCGCTCGCGGGGCATGCCGCGCGCGTCACCAGCCTTGTGTCGATGCGCCGGGGGACCAGCCTGAACGCGTCCCTCCTGGACGTGTCGCACCGGCTGCGCGAGCTGGGCTACGGCCTGCGGCCGGGCGCCCTGAACATTCCGGCTGCCTCGGTTGCCTCGGTTGCCTCAGCTGCATCGGTTGTCGGGGCCGCCCACGGCGACGCGCCAAGGCTTCCGTCCCCCGAGCCAGAGCTCGTCGCGCCCGTCTGCACGACGCCGGGGGCGGTGGCCTCATGA
- a CDS encoding HAD family hydrolase, whose amino-acid sequence MISDQFSGQRISTLVFDYGGVLTNPLEETFYLFCKAVGISPLQLREAMGASAYEHRAEPMAQLEVAAITEDEMIKRLATYLPEGTLDRLEGKPFGEWWFKGRRTETAVTDAIAGFRERGYTTALLTNNVREWEPRWRAQVDADALFDVVVDSSREQVRKPDPEIYRRLLERLGKPASECLMVDDLEENCAAARDLGFSAVVWTRADASLPEIEALLATGAAPVAEGAS is encoded by the coding sequence ATGATCAGCGACCAGTTCAGCGGCCAGAGGATCAGCACGCTCGTCTTCGACTACGGCGGCGTGCTGACGAACCCGCTCGAGGAGACGTTCTACCTCTTCTGCAAGGCGGTGGGCATCTCGCCGCTGCAGCTGCGGGAAGCCATGGGCGCCTCCGCGTACGAGCACCGGGCGGAGCCGATGGCCCAGCTCGAGGTGGCCGCCATCACCGAGGACGAGATGATCAAGCGGCTCGCCACCTACCTGCCCGAGGGCACGCTCGACCGCCTCGAGGGCAAGCCGTTCGGCGAGTGGTGGTTCAAGGGGCGGCGCACGGAGACCGCGGTGACCGACGCCATCGCCGGCTTCCGCGAGCGCGGGTACACCACGGCGCTGCTCACGAACAACGTGCGGGAGTGGGAGCCGCGCTGGCGCGCGCAGGTCGACGCCGACGCCCTGTTCGACGTGGTGGTCGACTCCAGCCGGGAGCAGGTGCGCAAGCCTGACCCGGAGATCTACCGCAGGCTCCTGGAGCGCCTCGGCAAGCCCGCCTCGGAGTGCCTGATGGTCGACGACCTCGAGGAGAACTGCGCGGCCGCCCGCGACCTCGGGTTCAGCGCCGTCGTGTGGACGCGCGCGGACGCCTCCCTGCCGGAGATCGAGGCGCTGCTCGCCACGGGTGCGGCGCCGGTCGCCGAGGGCGCGTCATGA
- a CDS encoding FAD-dependent oxidoreductase: MTAPPFSAQPVSTLPVVIVGAGPAGLVAACTLALQGVPVRVYDARPGPDDQPRALVLWAGCLEVLDRLGVGDDVLQEGLVLQRARYSSVTRPLFTVPFGGLAGTRFTRPVCLPQPVVVRLLLSRATALGVDVRWNHRVTEVRLDEDRAVVQVADTTGFGTTGSSTTGSSTTGSSTTGSSTTSATTEVAARWLVGADGSRSVVRAAAGVEMEGRTFTREFLLVDGRVVSPDLPVDEARYDLGPSGVLVVVPLPDGTHRVFADREIPPEGTPDTVFDDALAALRLRQPTATISDVRWASRFRVHSRVAKQFRSGPVLLAGDAAHGHSPAGGQGLNTAVQDGFDLAWRLAAAFGGADAAVVDGYEAERRPAAQRAVQQADAQTKLWLVANPVLRTLRDALLRTVGGKARFQGAAVGRLAQLDLGLRNSPALVEGQVPQGIGLPAVGRWSGLPVPPRDDLGCAVRHRLVVSGLTAQQRDALIREAPAGVLVTDPPGAGATSTAGTTSTAGTAATAGTAGRPTIVWVRPDGVVGGATDWAGRGRILRLLGGRAPARSGEPVIPAESEVAESDVAESEVARG; encoded by the coding sequence ATGACCGCGCCGCCGTTCAGTGCACAGCCGGTCAGCACGCTGCCGGTCGTCATAGTCGGCGCGGGCCCGGCCGGCCTGGTCGCGGCCTGCACGCTCGCGCTGCAGGGTGTGCCCGTGCGGGTGTACGACGCGCGGCCGGGACCCGACGACCAGCCCCGCGCCCTCGTGCTGTGGGCCGGCTGCCTGGAGGTGCTCGACCGTCTGGGCGTCGGGGACGACGTCCTGCAGGAGGGCCTGGTCCTGCAGCGGGCGCGCTACTCGTCCGTTACCCGCCCGCTGTTCACCGTCCCGTTCGGTGGGCTGGCGGGGACCCGGTTCACGCGCCCCGTCTGCCTGCCGCAGCCCGTAGTGGTCCGGCTGCTCCTGAGCCGCGCGACGGCGCTGGGGGTGGACGTGCGGTGGAACCACCGGGTCACCGAGGTGCGCCTCGACGAGGACCGCGCGGTGGTCCAGGTCGCCGATACAACAGGTTTCGGCACGACAGGCTCCAGCACGACGGGCTCCAGCACGACAGGCTCCAGCACGACAGGCTCCAGCACGACGAGCGCGACGACGGAGGTCGCGGCCCGGTGGCTGGTCGGCGCCGACGGGTCGCGCAGCGTCGTCCGTGCGGCCGCCGGGGTGGAGATGGAGGGCCGGACGTTCACCCGGGAGTTCCTCCTGGTCGACGGCCGGGTCGTCAGCCCGGACCTGCCGGTCGACGAGGCGCGCTATGACCTGGGGCCGAGCGGGGTGCTCGTCGTCGTACCGCTGCCGGACGGGACCCACCGGGTCTTCGCGGACCGTGAGATCCCGCCGGAGGGCACACCCGACACCGTCTTCGACGACGCGCTGGCGGCGCTGCGGCTGCGCCAGCCGACGGCGACGATCAGCGATGTCCGCTGGGCGAGCCGCTTCCGGGTCCACTCGCGGGTCGCCAAGCAGTTCCGCAGCGGCCCGGTCCTGCTGGCGGGTGATGCCGCGCACGGGCACTCGCCTGCCGGCGGCCAGGGGCTCAACACCGCGGTCCAGGACGGTTTCGACCTTGCCTGGCGGCTCGCCGCCGCATTCGGGGGAGCGGACGCCGCGGTGGTCGACGGGTACGAGGCCGAGCGCAGGCCGGCCGCGCAGCGCGCGGTCCAGCAGGCCGACGCGCAGACCAAGCTGTGGCTCGTGGCCAACCCGGTGCTGCGCACGCTGCGGGACGCCCTCCTGCGGACCGTGGGCGGCAAGGCGCGGTTCCAGGGAGCGGCCGTCGGCCGGCTCGCGCAGCTCGACCTCGGGCTGCGCAACAGTCCCGCCCTGGTCGAGGGGCAGGTACCCCAGGGAATCGGCCTGCCGGCCGTGGGGCGGTGGAGCGGTCTGCCCGTGCCGCCGCGCGACGACCTTGGCTGCGCCGTGCGGCACCGTCTGGTCGTCTCCGGCCTGACGGCGCAGCAGCGTGACGCCCTGATCCGCGAGGCGCCCGCTGGTGTGCTCGTCACCGACCCGCCCGGAGCGGGCGCAACAAGCACAGCAGGCACAACAAGCACAGCGGGCACAGCAGCTACAGCGGGCACAGCGGGACGGCCGACGATCGTCTGGGTGCGGCCGGACGGCGTCGTCGGCGGGGCGACCGACTGGGCCGGGCGCGGGCGGATCCTCCGCCTGCTCGGCGGGCGAGCGCCGGCGCGCTCGGGAGAGCCGGTGATCCCGGCCGAGAGCGAGGTGGCGGAGAGCGACGTGGCCGAGAGCGAGGTGGCCAGGGGCTGA
- a CDS encoding MarR family winged helix-turn-helix transcriptional regulator, translating into MGISERTPLSQTIGYRLIKVGEMVLETAEQVLAPTGIKPRQYNVLVTLSVDATLSQRELSTALGIDPNVMVDVIDELERQGFARRERSPVDRRRHIVVVSPKGKTALAKAQGLLDEAEKEVLGVLTSDQRQVLFESVGVLLGLTPVPRAS; encoded by the coding sequence GTGGGAATCTCAGAACGAACGCCGCTGTCACAGACCATCGGATACCGCCTGATCAAGGTGGGTGAGATGGTCCTGGAGACAGCCGAGCAGGTGCTCGCACCGACAGGGATCAAGCCGAGGCAGTACAACGTGCTCGTCACCCTCTCGGTCGACGCGACCCTGTCCCAGCGCGAGCTGAGCACGGCGCTGGGGATCGACCCGAACGTCATGGTCGACGTCATCGACGAGCTCGAACGGCAGGGCTTCGCCCGACGTGAGCGGAGCCCGGTCGACCGCCGTCGCCATATCGTGGTGGTCAGTCCCAAAGGGAAGACGGCGCTCGCAAAGGCCCAGGGCCTGCTCGACGAAGCCGAGAAGGAAGTCCTCGGTGTGCTGACCTCGGATCAACGTCAGGTCCTCTTCGAGTCGGTCGGCGTACTCCTGGGCCTGACCCCGGTGCCGCGGGCGAGCTGA
- a CDS encoding ScbA/BarX family gamma-butyrolactone biosynthesis protein yields the protein MSLSYAATVAREYVHRTAVAEVFVTDTSDTEGTYRVAAQLPRGHLMQEGPVLDFSLLVETVRQAAVCVSHLHLGVPLGLAFLFRDLDVQIDDADALRVGDRQAHLEVGTALEARRTIGGRVTGVEFTGQILVDGRAALTGRGSLMVMTPAEWKSLRGLGRRETLSAAEPLLPSPQPSPQPSAQPSAQTSAQPSARADPRTVGRRDPRNVVVSQVSLVPSSAGERRAESWLHVDTRHPYLFDHPLDHAPGNLLLEAARQSAAAAVSLSHGLQPSDLVVLACTGSFDAFVELDLPTQVVTQVAELTTRGAIVACSTRTSILHAGRVAAQIDLTMGVTA from the coding sequence ATGAGCCTCAGCTACGCCGCGACCGTCGCCCGCGAGTACGTGCACCGCACGGCCGTCGCCGAGGTCTTCGTCACCGACACGTCCGATACCGAAGGGACGTACCGGGTGGCAGCTCAGCTGCCACGAGGCCACCTCATGCAGGAGGGGCCCGTCCTCGACTTCTCCCTCCTGGTCGAGACCGTCCGGCAGGCCGCCGTCTGCGTCTCGCACCTGCACCTCGGGGTTCCGCTGGGTCTCGCGTTCCTCTTCCGAGACCTCGACGTGCAGATCGACGACGCCGACGCCCTGCGGGTCGGGGACCGGCAGGCGCACCTGGAGGTCGGCACCGCTCTCGAGGCGCGCCGGACGATCGGCGGCAGGGTGACCGGCGTCGAGTTCACCGGGCAGATCCTGGTCGACGGCCGGGCGGCGCTCACCGGGCGGGGGTCGCTCATGGTCATGACCCCCGCGGAGTGGAAGAGCCTGCGCGGGCTCGGCCGGCGCGAGACCCTGAGCGCCGCCGAGCCGCTCCTGCCGTCCCCGCAGCCGTCCCCGCAGCCGTCGGCACAGCCGTCGGCACAGACATCTGCGCAGCCGTCGGCGCGCGCCGACCCCCGGACTGTCGGCCGGCGGGACCCGCGCAACGTCGTGGTGAGCCAGGTGTCCCTGGTCCCATCTTCGGCCGGCGAGCGTCGGGCGGAGTCCTGGCTCCATGTCGACACCCGTCACCCCTACCTGTTCGACCATCCCCTCGACCATGCACCGGGCAACCTCCTGCTCGAGGCCGCGCGCCAGTCGGCCGCGGCGGCCGTGTCGCTCTCCCACGGCCTGCAACCGTCCGACCTCGTCGTCCTCGCGTGCACGGGTTCGTTCGACGCCTTCGTCGAGCTGGACCTCCCCACGCAGGTCGTCACCCAGGTCGCCGAGCTGACCACGCGTGGCGCGATCGTCGCGTGCTCCACCCGCACTTCGATCCTGCACGCCGGCAGGGTCGCAGCCCAGATCGACCTCACGATGGGAGTCACAGCATGA